The Niveispirillum cyanobacteriorum genome segment CGATAAGGCCGGTGCCAGCAGCACGCCTGCATCCAGCGGATCGACAATGGCCACGCACCGGACCTCAGGCATCTGGACGCTCCAGCACCGACAGGAACCGGATGAAGTGACGGACATCCGTGCGGGGCAGGAACGTCATCGCCGCCTGCCAGGCACGCTGCGACTGTTCCGCATAATGTGCGGGGTCATTGAGAAGGGGGTGCAAAGCCGCCTGCCAGGGGCCAATGTCCTGATTGGGGACCGCCCCATCGGCGTCAAGCGGGCGGACAGGCAGGGCGGTGGCGGCACCCAGCCCAGCCTCCCCCTGCCCGCCCTGATTTCCGGTCAGGACGGGGATACCGCGCAGCATGGCATCCACCGCGACATACCCGAACGTTTCGGGGATCAGGGAGGGGGCCAACAGAATGCGGGCCTGCGCCAGGACCGTGCCCACCTCGTCCGCTGGTTCCAGAATGCGGATGTTGGGCCGGGCCGACAGCTGTTCCAGCACGGCTTGATCCGCGCCCCAGGTTGGAACGGAGGCGAAGGCGGTGTCGGGAAAACAGTCGGCCAGGGACAGGAAGATGGACAACCCCTTGACGGCACAGGGATTGATCATCATCACCGCCCCATCCGCCGGGGGGCGCCGTTGCGGGAATGGGCCCGGCCCAAAGACAGGGAAATACAGCAGCGATGCCGTCAGCTCGCCATGCTGGCGGATGTAATCCTGACTGTAGCGGCTGACAGCGACCAGGGCACGTACCCTTCTCACCCGGTCATGCCGGGCGGCATCGGGTGCGTTGGACGCGGGGCCGAAGGGCAGGTGCGTATGGGTATGGACCAGCGCGATGGTGCGGTCAGCCGCCACGGTCAGAGCCGGGTTCAACAGGCGGCCATCGCGGTCGTCCGATACCAGTATCCAGTCGGCATCAATGGCGCGCAGCCGGGCGGTGATCCGAGCCTGTGCATCGGCGCTGGTGAAATCCATCACCTCCACCTGCACGCCTTGATGTCGGTAAAGCTGTGTCCCATCGGTGGTCTGCGTCACGGTGACGCCGCGCGCCGCAAGCCCTTGCCCACTGAACTGGTGCGCCAGCACCGAACCCGCCACGGCCGGGCGGCACAGTGACCAGCAATCAAAGCCGCACGACGCCAGCGCCTCCATCAGCAAGCGGTTGGCCTTGTTCCCGCCACCGAAGGAGGGGAAATGCACCGCGTCTTGCAGAAGGATGATCCGGGTTGCCACGCCGCGCCCGACTCCATCATTAAGTCATATGATAAAATGCTCCTTATGGTATTTTGCCATCACTAGAATATCAATATTCATGGTTGCAGCCTGGGGGTGATCTTGAATGGACTGGTCTGCGCCCTGCTGGGGGTGGTGGAGGCAGCGGGGCCGGGGACAGCCGCGGGCCGTGCACGGGACCTGACGGTTTCCTGGCTGCGCTGGAAC includes the following:
- a CDS encoding glycosyltransferase encodes the protein MATRIILLQDAVHFPSFGGGNKANRLLMEALASCGFDCWSLCRPAVAGSVLAHQFSGQGLAARGVTVTQTTDGTQLYRHQGVQVEVMDFTSADAQARITARLRAIDADWILVSDDRDGRLLNPALTVAADRTIALVHTHTHLPFGPASNAPDAARHDRVRRVRALVAVSRYSQDYIRQHGELTASLLYFPVFGPGPFPQRRPPADGAVMMINPCAVKGLSIFLSLADCFPDTAFASVPTWGADQAVLEQLSARPNIRILEPADEVGTVLAQARILLAPSLIPETFGYVAVDAMLRGIPVLTGNQGGQGEAGLGAATALPVRPLDADGAVPNQDIGPWQAALHPLLNDPAHYAEQSQRAWQAAMTFLPRTDVRHFIRFLSVLERPDA